In Gopherus flavomarginatus isolate rGopFla2 chromosome 5, rGopFla2.mat.asm, whole genome shotgun sequence, one DNA window encodes the following:
- the LOC127052789 gene encoding zinc finger protein 883-like isoform X3, with translation MDPPSSLLEPGSQPGGGGSRVPRGSPDKSLLESRERQDLDQPALGEEGSGPAQELVVAAAGYQVPVGFEEVAVYFSWEEWRLLDEGQRQLYRDVMQENYQTLISLAGFLVPVLAVIPWMEQEEEPRVLDIQGSQERENLMVICTGAGIEEDNPKQEGAEGREPRMMSFSAEQGEASGAGRQQETEVISPDEMDIKVVTEHNDSQAEVRPYSCLDCGKSFSQSSHLVQHQRTHTGQKPYKCTECGKCFVLRYNLIDHQRIHTGERPYKCSQCGKGFIRSSHLFQHQRIHTGERPYQCTECGKSFKCSYTLVKHYHTHVGEPPCFCSECGKSFSLGSFAKHVRTHTGEKPYSCVECGESFISSSNLIQHRRIHTGEKPYSCDHCGKSFSQSANLIKHRRIHTGERPYSCSECSKTFSQSSSLMRHRRIHRRDQPYECTECGKRFRCNSSLMNHQRIHTGERPYKCPECGKGFINRSRLTNHRRTHTGERPYKCTDCGKGFGDSSALMKHQRTHTK, from the exons ATGGATCCCCCTAGCTCCTTGCTGGAGCCTGGTTCCCAGCCGGGGGGCGGAGGCAGCCGGGTACCCCGGGGCTCCCCGGACAAGTCGCTGCTGGAGTCCCGCGAGCGGCAGGACTTGG ATCAGCCTGCCCTGGGCGAGGAGGGGAGCGGCCCGGCACAGGAGCTGGTGGTCGCTGCAGCTGGCTACCAG GTGCCAGTGGGGTTCGAGGAGGTGGCCGTGTATTTCTCCTGGGAGGAGTGGAGGCTCCTGGATGAAGGGCAGAGACAGCTCTAcagggacgtcatgcaggagaattaCCAGACTCTGATCTCGCTGG CAGGATTCCTCGTCCCTGTCCTGGCTGTGATCCCCTGGATGGAGCAAGAGGAAGAGCCGAGGGTCCTGGATATCCAGGGCTCCCAGGAAAGGGAGAACCTGATGGTCATTTGTACAG GTGCTGGGATAGAGGAGGATAATCCCAAGCAGGAAGGGGCTGAAGGAAGGGAGCCTCGCATGATGTCCTTTAGTGCTGAGCAGGGAGAGGCCAGCGGGGCTGGACGGCAGCAGGAGACAGAGGTGATATCTCCGGATGAGATGGACATCAAGGTGGTAACAGAGCACAATGACAGCCAGGCTGAGGTGCGCCCCTACAGCTGCTTGGACTGCGGGAAGAGCTTCAGCCAGAGCTCCCACCTGGTCCAGCACCAGCGCACCCACACGGGCCAGAAGCCCTACAAGTGCACTGAATGCGGGAAGTGCTTTGTCCTCAGATACAACCTCATTGATCACCAGCGCATCCACACCGGGGAGCGCCCCTACAAGTGCAGCCAGTGTGGGAAGGGCTTCATCCGGAGTTCCCACCTTTTCCAGCACCAGCGCATCCACACGGGCGAGCGGCCCTATCAGTGCaccgagtgtgggaaaagtttcaaatGCAGCTACACCCTGGTGAAGCATTACCACACTCATGTCGGGGAGCCGCCTTGTTTCTGCAGCgagtgcgggaagagcttcaGCCTGGGATCCTTTGCCAAGCACGTCCGCACCCATACGGGCGAAAAGCCCTACAGCTGTGTTGAGTGTGGTGAGAGCTTCATAAGCAGTTCCAACTTGATCCAACATCGGCGCATCCACACTGGGGAGAAACCCTACAGCTGTGaccactgtgggaaaagcttcagccaAAGCGCCAACCTCATCAAGCACCGGCGcatccacaccggagagagaCCCTACAGCTGCTCTGAGTGCAGCAAGACCTTCAGTCAGAGCTCATCACTCATGCGGCACCGGCGGATCCACCGCAGAGACCAGCCTTACGAGTGCACCGAGTGTGGGAAGCGCTTTCGCTGCAATTCATCTCTGATGAACCATCAGCGCatccacactggggagcggccctacaaGTGCCCCGAGTGCGGGAAGGGTTTCATCAATAGGTCCAGACTCACCAACCACCGGCGCACccacactggagagcggccctacAAATGCACCGACTGTGGGAAGGGCTTTGGAGACAGCTCCGCTCTCATGAAGCACCAGAGGACGCACACCAAGTAG
- the LOC127052789 gene encoding zinc finger protein 883-like isoform X2, whose product MDPPSSLLEPGSQPGGGGSRVPRGSPDKSLLESRERQDLDQPALGEEGSGPAQELVVAAAGYQVPVGFEEVAVYFSWEEWRLLDEGQRQLYRDVMQENYQTLISLGFLVPVLAVIPWMEQEEEPRVLDIQGSQERENLMVICTVGAGIEEDNPKQEGAEGREPRMMSFSAEQGEASGAGRQQETEVISPDEMDIKVVTEHNDSQAEVRPYSCLDCGKSFSQSSHLVQHQRTHTGQKPYKCTECGKCFVLRYNLIDHQRIHTGERPYKCSQCGKGFIRSSHLFQHQRIHTGERPYQCTECGKSFKCSYTLVKHYHTHVGEPPCFCSECGKSFSLGSFAKHVRTHTGEKPYSCVECGESFISSSNLIQHRRIHTGEKPYSCDHCGKSFSQSANLIKHRRIHTGERPYSCSECSKTFSQSSSLMRHRRIHRRDQPYECTECGKRFRCNSSLMNHQRIHTGERPYKCPECGKGFINRSRLTNHRRTHTGERPYKCTDCGKGFGDSSALMKHQRTHTK is encoded by the exons ATGGATCCCCCTAGCTCCTTGCTGGAGCCTGGTTCCCAGCCGGGGGGCGGAGGCAGCCGGGTACCCCGGGGCTCCCCGGACAAGTCGCTGCTGGAGTCCCGCGAGCGGCAGGACTTGG ATCAGCCTGCCCTGGGCGAGGAGGGGAGCGGCCCGGCACAGGAGCTGGTGGTCGCTGCAGCTGGCTACCAG GTGCCAGTGGGGTTCGAGGAGGTGGCCGTGTATTTCTCCTGGGAGGAGTGGAGGCTCCTGGATGAAGGGCAGAGACAGCTCTAcagggacgtcatgcaggagaattaCCAGACTCTGATCTCGCTGG GATTCCTCGTCCCTGTCCTGGCTGTGATCCCCTGGATGGAGCAAGAGGAAGAGCCGAGGGTCCTGGATATCCAGGGCTCCCAGGAAAGGGAGAACCTGATGGTCATTTGTACAG taGGTGCTGGGATAGAGGAGGATAATCCCAAGCAGGAAGGGGCTGAAGGAAGGGAGCCTCGCATGATGTCCTTTAGTGCTGAGCAGGGAGAGGCCAGCGGGGCTGGACGGCAGCAGGAGACAGAGGTGATATCTCCGGATGAGATGGACATCAAGGTGGTAACAGAGCACAATGACAGCCAGGCTGAGGTGCGCCCCTACAGCTGCTTGGACTGCGGGAAGAGCTTCAGCCAGAGCTCCCACCTGGTCCAGCACCAGCGCACCCACACGGGCCAGAAGCCCTACAAGTGCACTGAATGCGGGAAGTGCTTTGTCCTCAGATACAACCTCATTGATCACCAGCGCATCCACACCGGGGAGCGCCCCTACAAGTGCAGCCAGTGTGGGAAGGGCTTCATCCGGAGTTCCCACCTTTTCCAGCACCAGCGCATCCACACGGGCGAGCGGCCCTATCAGTGCaccgagtgtgggaaaagtttcaaatGCAGCTACACCCTGGTGAAGCATTACCACACTCATGTCGGGGAGCCGCCTTGTTTCTGCAGCgagtgcgggaagagcttcaGCCTGGGATCCTTTGCCAAGCACGTCCGCACCCATACGGGCGAAAAGCCCTACAGCTGTGTTGAGTGTGGTGAGAGCTTCATAAGCAGTTCCAACTTGATCCAACATCGGCGCATCCACACTGGGGAGAAACCCTACAGCTGTGaccactgtgggaaaagcttcagccaAAGCGCCAACCTCATCAAGCACCGGCGcatccacaccggagagagaCCCTACAGCTGCTCTGAGTGCAGCAAGACCTTCAGTCAGAGCTCATCACTCATGCGGCACCGGCGGATCCACCGCAGAGACCAGCCTTACGAGTGCACCGAGTGTGGGAAGCGCTTTCGCTGCAATTCATCTCTGATGAACCATCAGCGCatccacactggggagcggccctacaaGTGCCCCGAGTGCGGGAAGGGTTTCATCAATAGGTCCAGACTCACCAACCACCGGCGCACccacactggagagcggccctacAAATGCACCGACTGTGGGAAGGGCTTTGGAGACAGCTCCGCTCTCATGAAGCACCAGAGGACGCACACCAAGTAG
- the LOC127052789 gene encoding zinc finger protein 883-like isoform X1 — MDPPSSLLEPGSQPGGGGSRVPRGSPDKSLLESRERQDLDQPALGEEGSGPAQELVVAAAGYQVPVGFEEVAVYFSWEEWRLLDEGQRQLYRDVMQENYQTLISLAGFLVPVLAVIPWMEQEEEPRVLDIQGSQERENLMVICTVGAGIEEDNPKQEGAEGREPRMMSFSAEQGEASGAGRQQETEVISPDEMDIKVVTEHNDSQAEVRPYSCLDCGKSFSQSSHLVQHQRTHTGQKPYKCTECGKCFVLRYNLIDHQRIHTGERPYKCSQCGKGFIRSSHLFQHQRIHTGERPYQCTECGKSFKCSYTLVKHYHTHVGEPPCFCSECGKSFSLGSFAKHVRTHTGEKPYSCVECGESFISSSNLIQHRRIHTGEKPYSCDHCGKSFSQSANLIKHRRIHTGERPYSCSECSKTFSQSSSLMRHRRIHRRDQPYECTECGKRFRCNSSLMNHQRIHTGERPYKCPECGKGFINRSRLTNHRRTHTGERPYKCTDCGKGFGDSSALMKHQRTHTK, encoded by the exons ATGGATCCCCCTAGCTCCTTGCTGGAGCCTGGTTCCCAGCCGGGGGGCGGAGGCAGCCGGGTACCCCGGGGCTCCCCGGACAAGTCGCTGCTGGAGTCCCGCGAGCGGCAGGACTTGG ATCAGCCTGCCCTGGGCGAGGAGGGGAGCGGCCCGGCACAGGAGCTGGTGGTCGCTGCAGCTGGCTACCAG GTGCCAGTGGGGTTCGAGGAGGTGGCCGTGTATTTCTCCTGGGAGGAGTGGAGGCTCCTGGATGAAGGGCAGAGACAGCTCTAcagggacgtcatgcaggagaattaCCAGACTCTGATCTCGCTGG CAGGATTCCTCGTCCCTGTCCTGGCTGTGATCCCCTGGATGGAGCAAGAGGAAGAGCCGAGGGTCCTGGATATCCAGGGCTCCCAGGAAAGGGAGAACCTGATGGTCATTTGTACAG taGGTGCTGGGATAGAGGAGGATAATCCCAAGCAGGAAGGGGCTGAAGGAAGGGAGCCTCGCATGATGTCCTTTAGTGCTGAGCAGGGAGAGGCCAGCGGGGCTGGACGGCAGCAGGAGACAGAGGTGATATCTCCGGATGAGATGGACATCAAGGTGGTAACAGAGCACAATGACAGCCAGGCTGAGGTGCGCCCCTACAGCTGCTTGGACTGCGGGAAGAGCTTCAGCCAGAGCTCCCACCTGGTCCAGCACCAGCGCACCCACACGGGCCAGAAGCCCTACAAGTGCACTGAATGCGGGAAGTGCTTTGTCCTCAGATACAACCTCATTGATCACCAGCGCATCCACACCGGGGAGCGCCCCTACAAGTGCAGCCAGTGTGGGAAGGGCTTCATCCGGAGTTCCCACCTTTTCCAGCACCAGCGCATCCACACGGGCGAGCGGCCCTATCAGTGCaccgagtgtgggaaaagtttcaaatGCAGCTACACCCTGGTGAAGCATTACCACACTCATGTCGGGGAGCCGCCTTGTTTCTGCAGCgagtgcgggaagagcttcaGCCTGGGATCCTTTGCCAAGCACGTCCGCACCCATACGGGCGAAAAGCCCTACAGCTGTGTTGAGTGTGGTGAGAGCTTCATAAGCAGTTCCAACTTGATCCAACATCGGCGCATCCACACTGGGGAGAAACCCTACAGCTGTGaccactgtgggaaaagcttcagccaAAGCGCCAACCTCATCAAGCACCGGCGcatccacaccggagagagaCCCTACAGCTGCTCTGAGTGCAGCAAGACCTTCAGTCAGAGCTCATCACTCATGCGGCACCGGCGGATCCACCGCAGAGACCAGCCTTACGAGTGCACCGAGTGTGGGAAGCGCTTTCGCTGCAATTCATCTCTGATGAACCATCAGCGCatccacactggggagcggccctacaaGTGCCCCGAGTGCGGGAAGGGTTTCATCAATAGGTCCAGACTCACCAACCACCGGCGCACccacactggagagcggccctacAAATGCACCGACTGTGGGAAGGGCTTTGGAGACAGCTCCGCTCTCATGAAGCACCAGAGGACGCACACCAAGTAG
- the LOC127052917 gene encoding zinc finger protein 252-like gives MEEDNPKQEGAAGREPYGMSQNAEQGEASGAGRQQETEVISPDETDIRVVTEHNHTQAEVRPYSCLDCGKSFSQSSHLVQHQRTHTGQKPYKCTECGKCFVLSYNLIDHQRIHTGERPYKCGQCGKGFIRSSHLFQHQRIHTGERPYQCTKCGKSFNRNYTLVKHYHTHVREQPFICSECGKSFSLGSFAQHIRTHTGEKPYSCAECGESFSSSSNLSQHQRIHTGEKPYSCGHCGKSFSQSSNLIKHRRIHTGERPYSCPECGKTFNQSSSLMQHRRIHRSERPYECTECGKRFIDSSKLNKHRRTHTGERPYKCTDCGKGFRDSSALMKHQRTHAKQIHTGERPYKCPDCGKSFGVSSNLLQHQRIHWVERPYSCANCKKSFGHSSLLAQHQRRHMDERPYKCGECGKAFGVSSALIRHQRIHTGERPYQCLVCGKSFNLSSNLFTHRRIHWDEKPYKCPECGRSFSQSSSLSRHQISHTGERPYKCPECGKCFNQSSLLIRHQRIHTGERPYRCSQCWKSFLRSSQLKRHQRVHTR, from the exons ATGGAGGAGGATAATCCCAAACaggaaggggctgcaggaagggagccTTATGGGATGTCCCAGAACGCTGAGCAGGGAGAGGCCAGCGGGGCTGGACGGCAGCAGGAGACAGAGGTGATATCTCCGGATGAGACGGACATCAGGGTGGTGACAGAGCACAACCACACCCAGGCTGAGGTGCGCCCGTACAGCTGCTTGGACTGCGGGAAGAGCTTCAGCCAGAGCTCCCACCTGGTTCAGCACCAGCGCACCCACACGGGCCAGAAGCCCTACAAGTGCACTGAATGCGGGAAGTGCTTTGTCCTCAGCTACAACCTCATTGATCACCAGCGCATCCACACCGGGGAGCGCCCCTACAAGTGCGGCCAGTGTGGGAAGGGCTTCATCCGGAGTTCCCACCTCTTCCAGCACCAGCGCATCCACACGGGCGAGCGGCCCTACCAGTGCACCAAGTGCGGGAAGAGTTTCAACCGCAATTACACCCTGGTGAAACATTACCACACCCACGtcagggagcagcccttcatctGCAGCgagtgcgggaagagcttcaGCCTCGGCTCCTTCGCCCAGCACATCCGCACCCATACGGGTGAAAAGCCCTACAGCTGTGCCGAGTGCGGCGAGAGTTTCAGCAGCAGTTCCAACTTGAGCCAACATCAGCGCATCCACACTGGGGAGAAACCCTACAGCTGTGGCcactgcgggaaaagcttcagccaGAGCTCCAACCTCATCAAGCACCGGCGcatccacaccggagagagaCCCTACAGCTGCCCTGAGTGTGGCAAGACCTTCAACCAGAGCTCATCGCTCATGCAGCACCGGCGGATCCACCGCAGCGAGCGGCCCTACGagtgcactgagtgcgggaagcGCTTCATCGACAGCTCCAAGCTCAACAAGCACCGGCGCACCCACACCGGTGAGCGGCCCTACAAATGCACCGACTGCGGGAAGGGCTTCAGAGACAGCTCTGCCCTCATGAAACACCAGCGGACCCACGCCAAGCAGAT ccacactggggagcgaccctacAAATGCCCCGACTGCGGGAAGAGCTTCGGTGTGAGCTCCAACCTTCTCCAGCACCAGCGCATCCATTGGGTGGAGCGACCCTACAGCTGTGCCAACTGTAAGAAGAGCTTTGGCCACAGCTCCCTCCTGGCCCAGCACCAGCGCAGGCATATGGACGAGAGACCCTACAAGTGTGGGGAGTGCGGGAAGGCTTTTGGGGTGAGCTCGGCTCTGATCCGACACCAGCGGATCCACACGGGTGAGAGGCCTTACCAGTGTCTGGTCTGTGGGAAGAGCTTCAACCTTAGCTCCAACCTCTTCACCCATCGCAGGATCCACTGGGACGAGAAACCTTATAAATGCCCTGAATGTGGGAGGAGCTTCAGCCAGAGCTCAAGCCTCAGCCGCCACCAGATCAGCCATACGGGAGAACGACCATACAAATGCCCTGAGTGTGGAAAGTGCTTCAACCAGAGCTCCCTCCTGATCCGGCACCAgcggatccacacaggggagcgaCCCTACAGATGCTCCCAGTGCTGGAAGAGCTTCCTACggagctcccagctgaagagacaCCAGAGAGTTCACACTAGGTAG